From a single Solanum dulcamara chromosome 4, daSolDulc1.2, whole genome shotgun sequence genomic region:
- the LOC129887130 gene encoding BRCT domain-containing protein At4g02110-like, whose protein sequence is MAESEIYGDPSKIFNGIRFVLAGFDSPKKEQVTSKLLEAGGVDVSKYGPDCTHLIVDRTVYDDPLCVAARRDGKFLVTGLWVEHSFDVGMPVDHLSIMYRPPRDLTGIPGAKSLILCLTGYQRQDRDDIMIMVGLMGANFLKPLVANKVTHLICYKFEGEKYELAKKMKKIKLVNHLWLEDCLRAWEILPEASYDKSGYELEMMEAEAKDSEDEQDEIAAMGRERVSFTSPQQSKSPNQFLLKEEISRNTSEIHTPIGLSDLGNNKHLALCAPKESKPDLVTTFGESHKRHLETLGTTVSRNEDVPLSMPQNGNSPTSVSNNARKSPKSCLLNSCVKSYSQEKPIKIGLTIATEQVEKAGCPVSNEVSQHCDNLNISSEKEQNGTEVGSAKFPTSNMSCLEKGQSDVLHEKRRVDMLYNGSPKTSHNPESMLDGDLAVKSYSQKKPRKIGLTMALEQIESAGCSPANEVSQHCDNLNISSEKEQDGTGVGSAKIPTSKMSCLEKGQSGVLPEKRRVQLHNSSPTTSHNPESMVDSDLMEDCGEELGRHLSLRNNIQFGKGASLDPLQKCDSSISTSIIHGNQQECDEDALQAGTCAVMGLRKTALSSNVDPVNVHSFETEHSTGDHNGPRNELQAVKNPSPGNKREDVEKSIRLAELENAVGNTRSGSKPLKIKSLPKKTLESGLSLCESDARNQEGTTFHNKTVPANDSAPSVSWGRQDRDHQEVLSFAKVEIPPAGSVESSKETEKRKYLDSGKEDVKTAESINDDAETPESKECDELNVLTGEVPQSLVKSAEKLVVNADGTDVEDCAVMHDVDDNNSEAQKTISGNNTRSNKSTSAEDDVDVKITKGSKYLMKRRKTTNLAAKRAVISRKEAKRKKSENDEKKNVETENGEGLPVPGEQTVLALDHELNSMDLEKENRPLTQGQSTSYNEHGAGKSSPKCDNKKPLKADVANTRSLQVTKVGTEPRWFILSGHRLLRKEFEKVIKRLKGNVCRDSHQWSYQATHFIVPDPIRRTEKLFAAAASGRWILKSDYLTASNEAGRLLDEEKYEWHKKGLTEDLAIDLEAPRKWRLLRERTGHGAFYGMKIIIYGDCIVPPLDTLKRAVKAGDGTILATSPPYTRFLKSGVNFAVVDETMPHYDTWVQEFLRCEIPCILADYLVAYVCKPGYPCDSYVQYNTHTWVERSLKNLADRLEEVVEDMLPSDDNSKMEC, encoded by the exons ATGGCGGAAAGTGAGATATATGGTGACCCTTCCAAAATCTTCAATGGTATCCGTTTTGTTCTTGCCGGGTTCGATTCCCCTAAGAAAGAACAG GTCACGTCCAAGCTTTTAGAGGCCGGTGGAGTTGACGTGAGCAAATATGGACCGGATTGCACGCACCTCATTGTTGATAGAACAGTTTAT GATGATCCCCTGTGTGTTGCTGCCCGACGAGATGGAAAATTTTTAGTAACAGGCTTGTGGGTTGAGCACAGTTTCGATGTGGGAATGCCTGTCGATCACCTCTCT ATTATGTACAGACCTCCAAGGGATTTGACTGGAATCCCAGGTGCTAAATCACTAATATTGTGCTTAACTGGATATCAGCGGCAGGACCGAGATGATATTATG ATAATGGTTGGGCTGATGGGTGCAAATTTTTTAAAGCCATTGGTTGCAAACAAAGTCACTCATCTTATTTGCTACAAATTTGAGG GAGAGAAATACGAGCTTGccaagaaaatgaagaagataaagCTAGTGAATCACCTGTGGCTAGAAGATTG CTTAAGGGCCTGGGAAATTCTTCCTGAGGCTAGCTATGATAAAAG TGGGtatgagttagagatgatgGAAGCCGAAGCCAAGGATTCTGAAGATGAACAAGATGAGATTGCTGCAATGGGCAGAGAGAGAGTTTCTTTCACTAGTCCTCAACAGTCAAAGAGTCCCAATCAGTTCCTTTTGAAGGAGGAAATCTCTAGAAACACCTCAGAGATACACACGCCTATAGGTCTGTCAGATCTTGGAAACAATAAGCATCTGGCATTATGTGCTCCAAAGGAATCGAAACCGGACCTGGTTACAACCTTTGGGGAATCTCACAAGAGACATCTTGAGACCCTTGGCACCACTGTGAGTAGAAATGAAGATGTGCCACTAAGCATGCCACAAAATGGAAATAGTCCGACTTCAGTTTCTAATAACGCTAGGAAGTCTCCTAAATCTTGTTTGTTAAACAGTTGTGTTAAAAGTTATTCCCAAGAGAAACCTATAAAAATTGGTCTCACCATTGCCACAGAACAAGTTGAGAAAGCAGGATGTCCTGTCTCTAATGAGGTGAGTCAACATTGTGATAACTTGAACATCTCCTCAGAGAAAGAGCAGAATGGAACAGAAGTTGGTTCTGCAAAATTTCCTACAAGTAATATGTCATGCCTTGAAAAGGGCCAAAGTGATGTACTCCATGAGAAAAGGAGGGTGGACATGTTATATAACGGCTCTCCAAAAACTAGTCATAATCCAGAAAGCATGTTAGATGGTGACCTGGCTGTTAAAAGTTATTCCCAAAAAAAACCTAGAAAAATTGGTCTCACCATGGCCTTGGAACAAATTGAGAGTGCAGGATGTTCTCCCGCTAATGAGGTGAGTCAACATTGTGATAACTTGAACATTTCCTCAGAGAAAGAGCAGGACGGAACTGGAGTTGGTTCAGCAAAAATTCCTACAAGTAAAATGTCATGCCTTGAAAAAGGACAAAGTGGTGTATTACCTGAGAAAAGGAGGGTGCAGTTACATAATAGCTCTCCAACAACTAGTCATAATCCAGAAAGCATGGTAGATAGTGACCTGATGGAAGATTGTGGTGAAGAGTTGGGCAGACATTTATCATTACGGAACAATATCCAGTTTGGCAAGGGTGCAAGTCTTGATCCGTTGCAAAAATGTGATTCTTCTATTTCCACTTCCATAATACATGGAAATCAGCAAGAGTGTGACGAGGATGCATTGCAAGCGGGCACTTGTGCTGTCATGGGGTTAAGAAAGACTGCTTTGAGCAGCAATGTGGACCCCGTTAATGTTCACTCATTTGAGACTGAGCATTCTACTGGTGATCATAACGGCCCAAGGAATGAACTGCAAGCTGTCAAAAATCCATCTCCTGGCAATAAAAGAGAAGATGTTGAGAAGTCTATTCGGTTGGCAGAATTGGAAAATGCTGTAGGAAATACTAGGTCAGGGTCTAAGCCATTAAAGATAAAATCCCTTCCCAAGAAGACACTGGAATCTGGACTAAGTCTCTGTGAAAGTGATGCAAGAAACCAGGAAGGTACTACATTTCATAACAAGACTGTTCCGGCAAATGATTCTGCACCTTCTGTGAGCTGGGGCAGACAGGACAGAGATCACCAGGAGGTTCTCAGCTTTGCAAAGGTTGAGATTCCTCCAGCAGGTAGTGTAGAATCAAGCAAAGAAACTGAGAAAAGAAAGTACTTGGATTCTGGAAAGGAAGATGTTAAAACAGCTGAATCCATAAATGATGATGCTGAAACTCCAGAGAGTAAAGAGTGTGATGAGTTGAATGTCTTAACAGGAGAGGTACCGCAGTCTCTGGTTAAATCTGCAGAGAAACTTGTGGTGAATGCGGATGGGACCGATGTGGAAGATTGTGCTGTGATGCATGACGTTGACGACAATAACTCTGAAGCTCAAAAGACTATTTCTGGCAATAACACCAggtcaaataaatcaacttCTGCAGAGGATGATGTAGATGTGAAAATAACCAAAGGTTCAAAGTATTTGATGAAGAGGAGAAAAACAACTAATTTAGCTGCTAAAAGAGCTGTAATTTCCCGAAAAGAAGCCAAAAGGAAGAAGtctgaaaatgatgaaaagaagaaTGTGGAAACAGAGAATGGAGAAGGTTTACCTGTACCAGGTGAACAGACAGTACTGGCACTTGATCATGAGTTGAACTCCATGGATTTGGAGAAAGAGAATAGACCTCTTACTCAAGGCCAAAGCACAAGTTATAATGAACATGGAGCTGGCAAAAGTTCTCCAAAATGTGATAACAAAAAACCTCTAAAGGCTGATGTTGCAAATACTCGCTCATTGCAGGTTACTAAAGTAGGAACTGAGCCGAGGTGGTTTATTCTTAGTGGGCATCGACTGCTAAGAAAGGAATTTGAGAAGGTCATCAAACGTTTGAAAGGAAATGTGTGCAGAGATTCTCATCAATGGTCATATCAGGCAACTCATTTCATTGTTCCTGATCCAATTCGCAGAACTGAAAAATTGTTTGCTGCTGCAGCCTCTGGAAG GTGGATCCTAAAGTCTGATTATTTAACAGCTAGCAATGAAGCTGGAAGACTCTtggatgaagaaaaatatgaatggcACAAGAAAGGCTTAACAGAAGATTTAGCAATCGACTTAGAAGCTCCAAGGAAATGGCGGCTCCTGAGGGAGAGAACTGGACATGGTGCATTTTATGGAATGAAGATAATCATATATGGAGACTGCATTGTACCACCATTG GATACACTGAAGCGTGCTGTCAAGGCCGGAGATGGTACTATATTAGCAACTTCACCTCCTTACACTCGCTTCCTTAAGTCAGGTGTCAATTTTGCTGTTGTCGATGAGACCATGCCTCATTATGATACGTGGGTTCAAGAATTCCTAAGGTGCGAGATACCTTGCATTTTGGCTGATTACTTGGTGGCTTATGTGTGCAAGCCTGGTTATCCCTGTGACAGTTATGTACAATACAATACTCATACTTGGGTAGAAAGGTCATTGAAAAACCTGGCTGATCGCTTGGAAGAGGTTGTTGAGGATATGTTGCCATCAGATGACAATAGTAAAATGGAATGCTAA